In Leptospira sp. WS58.C1, a single genomic region encodes these proteins:
- a CDS encoding FecR domain-containing protein: MLKSKNTLILMTLLAIGYLIACSPKTSSGQVKSEAVSSAAKIVWLNGDVKVQSAEGEKKAEFGQTVTAADTILTGKNGSVEIMVAESGIIKVSKESEVSIAALVGDEGTNVKVNLNYGRIVTLVRKENKTSDFSVVTPTALAGVRGTTFLTSVENPTGKKVNCAEEHCDVKFAVLEGSVAVSKVGEESEVILERNREITLKKNQKLTEKLILSLRPESVKELKGLIVLKKNDVLEYNNLVDELKASSEELRILSQASTVEEVRTQLQKREATRANADEVARTAQQLNETKYVQQDVQKEKLKLNAKETF, translated from the coding sequence ATGTTAAAAAGTAAAAACACCCTAATTCTAATGACTCTACTAGCAATCGGTTATCTGATCGCTTGTAGTCCTAAAACAAGCAGTGGCCAAGTAAAATCGGAAGCGGTGTCTTCTGCTGCTAAGATCGTTTGGTTGAATGGAGATGTAAAAGTCCAGTCCGCCGAAGGTGAAAAAAAAGCCGAATTCGGTCAGACAGTAACTGCTGCTGATACGATTCTAACCGGTAAGAACGGATCCGTAGAGATCATGGTTGCCGAAAGCGGTATCATCAAGGTTTCCAAAGAGAGTGAAGTTTCTATCGCAGCTCTAGTGGGAGACGAAGGAACTAACGTTAAGGTCAATCTGAACTACGGAAGGATCGTAACCCTAGTTCGTAAAGAGAACAAGACCTCCGATTTCAGTGTAGTGACTCCTACCGCTCTCGCGGGAGTTCGTGGAACTACCTTCTTAACTTCTGTTGAAAATCCAACAGGCAAAAAAGTGAACTGCGCAGAAGAACATTGTGATGTTAAATTCGCGGTTTTAGAAGGTTCGGTCGCAGTATCTAAGGTTGGAGAAGAATCGGAAGTCATCCTGGAGAGAAACAGGGAGATTACCCTGAAAAAGAACCAAAAGTTGACCGAAAAATTGATCCTTTCTTTGAGACCTGAGTCCGTTAAAGAACTGAAAGGATTAATCGTTCTCAAGAAAAACGACGTTCTCGAATACAATAACCTGGTGGATGAGTTGAAAGCGTCCAGTGAAGAACTTCGTATATTAAGCCAGGCTTCCACTGTGGAAGAAGTTCGTACCCAGTTGCAAAAACGTGAAGCTACCAGAGCCAATGCGGACGAAGTAGCCAGAACCGCTCAGCAATTAAACGAAACAAAATACGTACAACAAGACGTTCAGAAGGAAAAGTTGAAACTCAACGCAAAAGAAACTTTCTAA
- the rsgA gene encoding ribosome small subunit-dependent GTPase A, producing the protein MSTSTNPVKEFFTIARVFGAFYDLYSPERGRVRAVLRGRLRNISSKERHPFVVGDRVYAMESGGEWAIEERLARKNELLRKSKEGDAQVLCANVDQIAVLASLKDPETKDGFLDRCLAAAYLSQVPPLIVFTKLDLVDRETAIKRSSVYKDLGYEVIMVSCQTGQGLEELYSKFSSKTTYLVGNSGVGKSSLVNVLSDRELQKTSQVSFSTKKGKHTTTNSNFLVLEDNIVLIDSPGIKEWGILHLSKGEILESYPELRKYKEECDISDCCDAGPGCKMLFSIGEATDISTERKKSLESMLASLENPFRITRRDHLKNESKS; encoded by the coding sequence ATGTCTACTTCCACGAATCCAGTAAAGGAGTTTTTTACGATAGCGAGGGTCTTCGGAGCCTTCTATGATTTATATTCTCCGGAAAGAGGAAGGGTAAGAGCTGTACTTCGAGGGAGACTCAGAAATATCTCCTCAAAAGAAAGACATCCCTTTGTAGTAGGCGACAGGGTTTACGCGATGGAATCAGGCGGAGAATGGGCCATCGAAGAGAGATTAGCCCGCAAAAACGAACTTTTGCGTAAGAGTAAAGAGGGGGATGCACAAGTTCTCTGTGCAAACGTGGATCAAATCGCGGTTCTTGCCTCTTTAAAAGATCCGGAAACCAAAGACGGATTTTTAGATCGTTGTTTGGCGGCCGCGTATCTCTCCCAGGTACCTCCCCTAATTGTATTCACAAAATTGGACCTAGTGGATCGAGAAACGGCCATTAAACGTTCTTCCGTTTATAAAGATCTAGGTTATGAGGTGATTATGGTTTCTTGTCAGACCGGCCAGGGTCTAGAAGAACTGTACTCCAAGTTTTCTTCCAAAACCACCTACTTAGTCGGAAATTCCGGAGTCGGAAAATCTAGCTTAGTAAACGTCTTATCGGATAGGGAATTGCAAAAAACCTCGCAGGTCAGTTTTTCCACTAAGAAGGGTAAACATACGACGACAAACTCGAACTTTTTAGTCCTGGAAGATAATATCGTTTTAATCGATTCTCCGGGCATCAAAGAATGGGGGATCTTACATTTGTCGAAAGGTGAAATCCTAGAAAGTTACCCGGAATTGAGAAAGTATAAAGAAGAATGTGACATTTCCGATTGTTGTGACGCGGGCCCGGGATGCAAAATGTTGTTTTCTATCGGAGAAGCGACCGATATAAGTACGGAAAGAAAAAAGAGCCTGGAATCTATGCTTGCAAGCTTGGAAAACCCGTTTAGAATCACACGTAGAGATCACCTAAAGAATGAAAGTAAATCCTAA
- a CDS encoding ATP-binding protein, protein MKIIRKFGPIFGLVLAAFLLQSALIFGLDFRSLDPDRTIVLLISLPFTTLAAVFVWIWFNEFGPSWNLSSALSKLTDHEYVKYLSSLDKFKSDLIATNITESVCDKILKFLPSIISTSRAKIYLWREDLGKFSPYPRDSGEDHFYIFDPFLLWITEHDKIFYSEEFIDNVKLQQIKEHALSFTAKTKADLLVPFILNKSLLGMLVLGPKNDGRKYTASELEKLNEMRSVSVMSLSNSIFYERLIELTETLEEKVRHRTQELENAQSQLIMSEKMASLGTMVAGIAHEINTPAGVINGSADNLESNMNYIVKNVFEIVRFARNKKLRKSFEVALLHILRDRKKSQAMESKDKFRIKRELKEEMIEMGVEVSLAGEVASFIIENDIMEVRKYILEILAQGAKPGYEMLKHASNTSRNIKNIKYSIKNIVRIVKALKYYSHLDQSKSFTSADLIEGIENTLVIMNNQLKYGVEVKKNFSTIPKVVCNPDELNQVWTNLIQNANQAIRGQGTIELSAYSSGDTVTIEVQDDGPGIDPSIKDRIWDPFFTTKDQGEGSGLGLGIVKGIVEKHKGKITVESMPGKTVFKVELPLRPPQPNAETNLEKPAV, encoded by the coding sequence ATGAAAATCATACGCAAATTCGGACCGATATTCGGTCTTGTTTTAGCCGCATTCCTTCTGCAATCGGCGCTAATATTCGGTTTGGATTTCAGATCCTTGGATCCTGATCGTACTATCGTGCTTCTCATCAGTTTGCCTTTTACCACTTTGGCTGCCGTTTTCGTTTGGATCTGGTTCAATGAATTCGGACCTTCATGGAACTTATCATCTGCTCTTTCCAAACTGACAGACCACGAATATGTAAAATACCTTTCTTCGTTAGATAAATTCAAAAGTGATCTGATTGCAACCAACATCACGGAAAGTGTATGCGATAAAATCCTAAAATTTCTCCCAAGTATCATCAGCACAAGTCGGGCGAAAATTTATTTATGGAGAGAGGATCTTGGAAAATTTTCCCCGTATCCAAGGGATTCCGGAGAAGATCATTTTTACATTTTCGATCCCTTCCTATTATGGATCACTGAACACGATAAAATTTTTTATTCGGAAGAATTTATCGATAACGTAAAACTACAACAAATCAAGGAACATGCACTTTCTTTCACAGCAAAAACAAAGGCCGATCTTCTTGTTCCTTTTATCTTAAACAAAAGCCTTTTAGGCATGTTGGTTTTAGGTCCTAAAAACGATGGAAGAAAGTACACCGCTTCCGAGCTGGAAAAACTGAATGAAATGCGTTCCGTTTCGGTAATGTCGCTTTCCAATTCCATTTTTTACGAAAGACTAATAGAATTAACGGAAACCCTTGAAGAAAAAGTAAGACATAGAACGCAAGAACTGGAGAACGCCCAATCTCAACTGATCATGTCCGAAAAGATGGCTTCTCTAGGAACTATGGTTGCAGGGATCGCACACGAGATCAATACTCCGGCAGGGGTTATTAACGGTTCCGCGGATAATTTAGAATCGAATATGAATTATATCGTAAAGAACGTATTCGAAATAGTCAGATTCGCAAGAAATAAGAAGTTAAGAAAATCGTTCGAAGTCGCCCTTCTTCATATCTTAAGAGACCGGAAAAAAAGTCAGGCAATGGAATCCAAAGACAAATTCCGGATCAAAAGAGAATTGAAAGAAGAAATGATCGAAATGGGGGTAGAAGTTTCCCTAGCGGGGGAAGTTGCTTCTTTCATCATCGAAAACGATATCATGGAGGTGAGAAAGTACATCTTGGAAATTCTGGCCCAAGGAGCCAAACCCGGATATGAAATGCTTAAACACGCATCCAATACGAGCCGCAATATTAAGAATATTAAATATTCTATAAAAAATATAGTTAGGATCGTAAAAGCGTTAAAATATTATTCTCACCTGGACCAAAGCAAATCTTTCACAAGCGCCGACCTGATAGAAGGTATCGAAAATACTTTGGTGATCATGAACAACCAACTTAAGTACGGTGTGGAAGTGAAAAAGAACTTCTCCACTATTCCGAAAGTTGTATGTAATCCGGATGAATTGAACCAAGTCTGGACCAATCTTATACAAAATGCAAACCAAGCAATCCGGGGACAAGGCACGATCGAATTATCTGCGTATTCTTCAGGCGACACAGTAACGATAGAAGTGCAAGACGACGGCCCTGGGATTGATCCTTCCATCAAAGACAGGATCTGGGATCCATTCTTCACTACAAAAGATCAGGGAGAAGGTTCCGGACTCGGTTTAGGCATAGTAAAAGGGATCGTGGAAAAACACAAAGGAAAGATCACTGTGGAATCCATGCCTGGAAAAACGGTCTTCAAAGTAGAATTGCCGCTTAGACCTCCCCAACCGAATGCGGAAACAAATTTAGAAAAACCCGCAGTATGA
- a CDS encoding MGMT family protein, whose amino-acid sequence MSAKPKKKRIELKAENFYELVYKIVKKVPKGKVTSYGRIAILIGKPRAARAVGYALNALKKGQEQKVPWQRVINSMGKISHRGDTPRAILQKKLLESEGIKFSREEVVDWKRFGWPE is encoded by the coding sequence ATGAGTGCAAAACCTAAAAAGAAAAGAATAGAACTAAAAGCGGAGAATTTTTACGAACTAGTTTATAAAATCGTAAAGAAAGTCCCGAAAGGAAAAGTCACCAGCTACGGCAGGATCGCTATTCTGATCGGCAAACCTAGAGCCGCCAGAGCAGTTGGTTACGCCTTAAACGCTTTGAAAAAGGGTCAAGAACAGAAAGTTCCTTGGCAAAGAGTCATCAATAGTATGGGAAAAATTTCCCATAGAGGTGATACACCTAGAGCCATCCTTCAAAAAAAACTTTTAGAATCCGAAGGTATCAAATTTTCTAGAGAAGAGGTCGTGGATTGGAAACGATTCGGCTGGCCTGAATAA
- the thiD gene encoding bifunctional hydroxymethylpyrimidine kinase/phosphomethylpyrimidine kinase encodes MQKPVVLTIAGSDSGGGAGIQADLKTFNSTGSFGTSVITCLTAQNPDGVAGILEVDPDFLEKQLLAVLSYFPVKAIKTGMLFSESLIRRISKILNEYRAKGQNFELVLDPVMVATSGAKLLQDGAIQSLISELVPMASVVTPNLDEAKILGSAEIIKTGSMESEAVSLSKRLKVPILLKGGHIKNSKEALDVLGIPNGETFKYAKPFIEDFNPHGTGCTYSSAIASYLAQGFPLSESVAKAREFLHAAILQSFPTGKTKTLNHNPKL; translated from the coding sequence ATGCAAAAGCCGGTAGTATTAACGATCGCAGGTTCAGACTCCGGAGGTGGAGCAGGGATCCAAGCCGATCTAAAAACGTTCAACTCTACCGGATCTTTCGGAACATCCGTAATCACATGTTTGACCGCGCAAAATCCGGACGGCGTCGCGGGCATTTTAGAAGTAGATCCCGACTTTTTAGAAAAACAACTCTTAGCTGTACTTTCTTATTTCCCTGTAAAAGCGATCAAAACCGGAATGTTATTTTCAGAAAGCCTAATCCGGAGAATTTCTAAAATTTTAAACGAATACAGAGCCAAAGGACAAAACTTCGAGTTAGTTTTAGATCCCGTGATGGTGGCAACAAGCGGTGCGAAACTTTTGCAAGACGGAGCAATTCAATCTTTGATTTCCGAATTGGTTCCAATGGCGAGTGTCGTCACTCCAAACCTGGACGAGGCGAAAATTTTAGGCTCCGCAGAAATTATCAAAACCGGATCCATGGAGTCGGAAGCGGTTTCTCTTTCTAAAAGATTAAAGGTGCCTATTTTATTAAAAGGTGGTCATATCAAAAATTCCAAAGAGGCTTTAGACGTATTAGGAATTCCGAATGGAGAAACCTTTAAGTATGCGAAACCTTTTATTGAGGATTTTAATCCTCATGGAACCGGATGCACATATTCTTCCGCGATCGCTTCCTATCTTGCACAAGGATTCCCTCTTTCCGAGTCTGTAGCAAAAGCAAGGGAATTTCTACATGCGGCTATTTTGCAGTCCTTCCCTACAGGAAAGACTAAGACATTAAATCATAATCCGAAACTTTAG
- a CDS encoding DUF885 domain-containing protein, producing the protein MKKIFIISISTIGVILLSIGILVWHTINFRPITLGLYYEKIFWENVLDDPETLTSLRILDSWGITSHNYKWSDSSPEKEMERADKAKRDLETLRTYDPSGLSGEDKIYYKALEWDLELAADYERYIYNSYPVNQLFGVQNHIPSFLATSHMIEDYEDVDSYIARLQGISEKLEQVIRGLEVRQSNGVIPPDFILRRVLDELKNFRVKNPEENILYVSLRKKLEKNDEIVSERKTSSLAEVKKILESSVYPAYSKLQNFLEQQLKSADSKAGVWKLPNGDKYYEHTLKYHTTTNLSPEEVHSIGLSEVARIQTEMRSILETSGIKVSNLQATMKQLREKPEFQFPNTPEGKEKVIEVYKEILKESIERSKPIFPSWPKAKVQVERIPEFKEAGAPGAYYEEPSLDGKRPGVFYANLRDLKEIPKFGMNTLTYHETIPGHHLQIAWSQELTSAPRKLRTTHFTAFVEGWALYAERLAKDYNFYSDPFIDLGRLQAELFRAVRLVVDTGIHYKRWSREDAIRYMSDNTGMAPKEVSAEIERYIVYPGQACSYKIGMISFLKMREDWKSVKGEAFDIKEYHGFVLGKGSLPLEILENASKEELGLVPKN; encoded by the coding sequence GTGAAGAAGATCTTCATTATCTCTATATCGACGATTGGCGTAATTTTACTTTCCATCGGAATATTAGTTTGGCATACGATTAATTTCCGGCCGATCACATTAGGTTTATATTATGAAAAGATTTTTTGGGAGAATGTTCTGGATGATCCGGAAACCCTAACTTCTCTCAGAATTTTGGATTCCTGGGGGATCACTTCTCATAATTATAAATGGTCCGACTCTTCTCCAGAAAAGGAAATGGAAAGGGCGGATAAAGCAAAAAGGGATCTGGAGACTTTGAGGACTTATGACCCTTCCGGACTAAGCGGAGAAGACAAGATCTATTATAAGGCTTTGGAGTGGGATCTGGAACTTGCGGCGGATTATGAAAGATATATTTATAATTCTTATCCGGTAAATCAGCTTTTTGGAGTCCAAAATCATATTCCTTCCTTCTTGGCAACTTCTCATATGATAGAAGATTATGAAGATGTAGATTCATATATTGCGAGGCTACAAGGAATTTCCGAAAAGTTAGAACAAGTGATCCGAGGTTTGGAGGTCAGGCAATCCAACGGAGTAATCCCCCCCGATTTCATTTTAAGAAGAGTCTTGGATGAATTGAAAAATTTCAGGGTAAAAAATCCTGAAGAGAATATTCTGTATGTTAGCCTTCGCAAAAAATTAGAGAAGAATGATGAGATCGTATCAGAACGAAAAACTTCTTCTTTGGCGGAAGTAAAAAAAATTTTAGAAAGTTCCGTTTATCCCGCTTATTCTAAACTTCAAAATTTTCTAGAACAACAACTTAAATCTGCCGATAGTAAAGCCGGAGTATGGAAACTTCCGAACGGCGATAAATATTACGAACATACATTAAAATATCATACTACTACAAATCTTTCTCCGGAGGAAGTTCACTCTATAGGACTCTCGGAAGTAGCAAGAATACAAACCGAAATGAGATCTATTTTGGAAACTTCCGGAATCAAAGTTTCCAATCTTCAAGCTACCATGAAACAACTGAGAGAAAAACCTGAGTTCCAATTTCCAAACACTCCGGAAGGAAAAGAAAAGGTTATAGAGGTATACAAAGAGATCCTAAAGGAATCCATTGAAAGATCCAAACCTATTTTTCCGTCTTGGCCGAAGGCAAAAGTACAGGTAGAAAGAATTCCGGAATTTAAAGAAGCAGGAGCGCCTGGGGCTTATTATGAAGAACCCAGTCTGGATGGAAAACGCCCCGGTGTATTCTACGCAAATCTTCGCGACCTAAAAGAAATTCCTAAGTTCGGAATGAATACATTAACATATCATGAAACAATCCCGGGACATCATTTGCAGATCGCTTGGTCCCAAGAATTGACTTCTGCGCCGCGAAAATTAAGAACAACACATTTTACCGCGTTTGTAGAAGGTTGGGCATTGTATGCAGAAAGACTCGCGAAAGATTATAATTTTTACTCCGACCCTTTTATAGATCTTGGAAGGCTACAAGCCGAATTGTTCAGAGCAGTTCGTTTGGTTGTGGATACGGGGATCCATTACAAACGTTGGAGCAGAGAAGATGCGATCCGTTATATGTCGGACAATACCGGCATGGCTCCTAAAGAAGTTTCCGCCGAGATCGAAAGATATATCGTTTATCCAGGACAAGCCTGCTCTTACAAGATCGGAATGATCTCCTTCTTAAAAATGAGAGAGGATTGGAAATCGGTCAAAGGAGAAGCTTTCGATATCAAAGAATATCACGGCTTCGTTTTAGGAAAAGGTTCTCTTCCTCTAGAAATTTTAGAAAATGCTTCGAAGGAAGAATTGGGACTCGTTCCTAAAAACTAA